One Erythrobacter aureus DNA segment encodes these proteins:
- a CDS encoding DUF2799 domain-containing protein yields the protein MAIGKLKLTCASTILIAGLSGCATISEKSCAYDAWYDVGFRGAMANHDRADYLDDILKDCGKHGFEPDIAELRRGFADGTERFCEPDNGFAWGRAGQSYNGICRSPEFSNAYAEGYHIYEVETRRSAIVSRLSSIRSELEKLEKKFDEDELTEEERGKAQRKYDKLRRERKDLGRELEALPFV from the coding sequence ATGGCAATCGGAAAACTCAAACTGACATGCGCAAGCACAATCCTGATCGCAGGCCTATCGGGCTGCGCGACGATCTCGGAGAAAAGCTGCGCCTATGACGCATGGTATGACGTGGGTTTTCGCGGAGCGATGGCCAATCACGATCGAGCGGATTATCTCGACGACATCCTCAAAGACTGCGGAAAACACGGTTTCGAGCCGGATATCGCTGAACTGCGGCGTGGCTTTGCGGATGGGACGGAACGCTTTTGCGAGCCCGATAACGGCTTTGCGTGGGGGCGCGCAGGACAGAGCTACAACGGGATCTGCCGCTCGCCCGAATTTTCCAATGCCTATGCCGAAGGCTACCACATCTATGAAGTCGAGACCCGCCGATCGGCGATCGTCTCGCGCCTGTCCTCGATCCGGTCCGAGCTGGAAAAGCTGGAGAAAAAATTCGACGAAGACGAACTGACGGAAGAGGAACGGGGCAAGGCCCAGCGCAAGTACGACAAGCTTCGGCGTGAGCGCAAAGATCTCGGACGTGAGCTTGAGGCTCTGCCCTTCGTCTGA
- a CDS encoding DUF1109 domain-containing protein encodes MNRVPNPLIDELAADLSPVRPMKLAHGIALVALAVVGTILAVELLDGLWRGVLSGHASAFFFIANGMLGLLGVATALAVVRMAGPRVGNSHDGARWSLAMFAVLPVAALVMLGFHGDPHEVTHDPYGLDCFLAGSAFSVLAFAALVGWLRRGAPVSPTLAGTFTGIAAGALGSFAYGLACPIDTLSHLGIWHALPVALGALVGRLGVPPLVRW; translated from the coding sequence ATGAACCGGGTCCCCAACCCCCTGATCGATGAACTCGCGGCCGACCTGTCGCCTGTCCGGCCGATGAAGCTGGCGCATGGCATCGCGCTGGTCGCGCTGGCCGTCGTCGGCACGATCCTCGCGGTCGAACTGCTCGACGGGCTATGGCGCGGCGTTCTGTCGGGCCACGCATCGGCATTTTTCTTCATCGCCAATGGGATGCTGGGCCTACTCGGTGTGGCAACGGCGCTGGCCGTGGTGCGCATGGCCGGACCGCGCGTAGGCAACAGCCATGATGGCGCGCGCTGGTCGCTGGCGATGTTCGCGGTGCTGCCGGTGGCGGCGCTGGTGATGCTCGGCTTTCACGGAGATCCGCACGAGGTCACGCACGATCCCTACGGGCTCGATTGTTTCCTCGCCGGTTCGGCCTTTAGCGTGCTGGCCTTTGCCGCGCTGGTCGGCTGGCTGCGGCGCGGGGCACCGGTCTCGCCCACGCTTGCCGGGACCTTCACCGGCATCGCGGCGGGGGCGCTGGGAAGCTTCGCCTATGGCCTGGCCTGCCCGATCGACACCTTGTCCCACCTCGGCATCTGGCATGCCCTGCCGGTGGCTCTCGGCGCGCTGGTCGGGCGCCTTGGCGTCCCTCCGCTGGTGCGGTGGTAA
- a CDS encoding DoxX family protein yields MQTLLARYDHLAAWLASRVPEGLALLLTRVALAGIFWRSGRTKVEDGSLLSISDQAYFLFEYEYPGLPIPPTIATPMATYAEHLFPILLVLGIFSRFSALSLLIMTLVIQIFVFPEAWWQKHILWVAMATILVSRGGGLFSLDALLASRRAS; encoded by the coding sequence ATGCAGACGCTACTCGCCCGCTACGATCACCTTGCCGCCTGGCTCGCCTCGCGCGTGCCGGAAGGGCTTGCCCTGCTGCTTACCCGTGTGGCCCTCGCCGGGATTTTCTGGCGCTCGGGCCGCACCAAGGTCGAGGACGGTTCGCTGCTCTCGATCAGCGATCAGGCCTATTTCCTGTTCGAGTACGAATATCCGGGCCTGCCCATCCCCCCGACCATCGCGACCCCGATGGCCACCTATGCCGAGCACCTCTTCCCCATCTTGCTGGTGCTCGGCATTTTTTCGCGGTTTTCGGCGCTATCGCTGCTGATCATGACGCTGGTGATCCAGATCTTCGTCTTTCCCGAAGCCTGGTGGCAGAAGCATATCTTGTGGGTCGCCATGGCGACGATACTCGTTTCGCGCGGCGGCGGGCTGTTCTCGCTCGACGCGCTGCTCGCCTCGCGCCGCGCCAGCTGA
- a CDS encoding retropepsin-like aspartic protease family protein, whose translation MREIALLAIAIMAFAGAALVPDGPMDFSTEGPPANAAVADTAAYTASDKQSGDTDSYAAWVAGATELPRAADGHFYADATVNGASLEFLVDTGASVIALTGADARAAGLFWSAADVDPVARGASGPVHGVEVSLDRVTLGGHEARNVRAVIVPDGLAVSLLGQSFLTTIQPVRIEGDRMVLGE comes from the coding sequence ATGCGGGAGATCGCCCTTCTTGCTATTGCCATCATGGCCTTCGCGGGCGCAGCGTTGGTGCCCGATGGCCCGATGGATTTCTCCACCGAAGGCCCGCCCGCCAACGCAGCCGTCGCCGACACAGCCGCATACACCGCGAGCGATAAGCAATCGGGCGACACTGACAGCTATGCCGCATGGGTCGCGGGTGCGACCGAACTGCCGCGCGCGGCCGATGGGCATTTCTATGCCGATGCTACCGTCAATGGTGCGAGTTTGGAGTTCCTCGTCGATACGGGCGCGAGCGTGATCGCGCTGACCGGCGCCGATGCGCGGGCGGCAGGTCTGTTTTGGTCCGCTGCCGATGTCGACCCGGTTGCCCGCGGCGCCTCGGGTCCGGTGCATGGAGTAGAAGTGTCGCTGGATAGGGTGACTCTGGGCGGCCACGAGGCGCGCAACGTCCGCGCTGTCATCGTGCCCGATGGTCTTGCCGTCTCGCTGCTCGGCCAGAGCTTTCTGACCACCATCCAGCCGGTACGGATCGAGGGCGACCGCATGGTGCTGGGCGAATAG
- the ispG gene encoding flavodoxin-dependent (E)-4-hydroxy-3-methylbut-2-enyl-diphosphate synthase, translating into MSSIRPWRTIERRQSRQMMVGNVPVGGDAPITVQTMTNTPTEDVGATIDQIRRCEDAGADIIRVSCPTAESTEHFDKITKAAGVPIVADIHFHYKRALEAADKGAACLRINPGNIGSSERVAEVVRAAKANGCAIRIGVNAGSLEKDLLEKYGEPCPEALIESALDHIKLLQDHDFHEYKVAVKASDVFLAVAAYHGLAEAVDCPLHLGITEAGGLVGGTVKSSIGIGSLLWAGIGDTIRVSLSAEPEQEVKVGYEILKALGLRTRGVRVVSCPSCSRQGFDVIRTVETLEKRLEHIKTPMSLSVLGCVVNGPGEARETDIGITGGGNGKHMVYLSGVTDHHVQSGDMLDHIVKLVEEKAALIEAGEAVAFDPHAREAAE; encoded by the coding sequence ATGTCTTCCATCCGCCCTTGGCGCACTATCGAGCGCCGCCAGTCCCGCCAGATGATGGTCGGCAACGTCCCCGTAGGCGGCGATGCGCCGATCACCGTGCAGACCATGACCAATACGCCGACCGAGGATGTGGGCGCGACGATCGACCAGATCCGCCGCTGCGAGGATGCGGGCGCGGATATTATTCGCGTTTCCTGCCCGACGGCGGAATCGACCGAGCATTTCGACAAGATCACCAAGGCGGCTGGCGTCCCGATCGTTGCGGACATCCACTTCCACTACAAGCGCGCGCTCGAGGCCGCCGACAAGGGCGCGGCCTGCCTGCGCATCAATCCGGGCAATATCGGCAGCAGCGAGCGCGTGGCCGAGGTGGTCCGCGCGGCCAAGGCCAATGGCTGCGCGATCCGCATCGGAGTGAATGCCGGTAGCCTGGAAAAGGACCTGCTCGAAAAATACGGCGAGCCCTGCCCCGAAGCGCTGATCGAAAGCGCGCTCGACCACATCAAGCTGCTGCAGGACCACGATTTCCACGAATACAAGGTGGCGGTGAAAGCCAGCGACGTGTTCCTCGCGGTAGCCGCCTATCACGGGCTGGCCGAAGCGGTCGATTGCCCGCTCCATCTCGGCATTACCGAGGCGGGCGGCCTTGTCGGCGGGACGGTGAAGAGCTCGATCGGGATCGGCAGCCTGCTGTGGGCGGGCATCGGCGACACGATCCGCGTTTCGCTCTCTGCCGAGCCCGAGCAGGAAGTGAAGGTCGGCTACGAGATTCTGAAAGCCCTAGGCCTGCGCACACGCGGCGTCCGGGTGGTGTCCTGCCCAAGCTGTTCGCGGCAGGGTTTCGACGTGATCCGCACGGTCGAAACGCTCGAAAAACGGCTCGAACACATCAAGACGCCGATGAGCCTCTCGGTGCTCGGTTGCGTGGTCAACGGCCCAGGCGAAGCGCGCGAGACCGATATCGGCATCACCGGCGGCGGCAATGGCAAACACATGGTCTACCTCTCGGGCGTGACCGACCACCATGTCCAGTCGGGCGACATGCTCGACCACATTGTGAAACTGGTGGAAGAGAAAGCGGCACTCATCGAGGCGGGCGAGGCGGTGGCCTTCGATCCGCATGCGAGAGAGGCGGCGGAATAG
- a CDS encoding thioredoxin family protein, with protein MRCIAAGLALLLAACSHAPAPQASHHPEARAYDAQLDATAAVDSALARAGERDTKVLLVMGANWCHDSRALAGLLQTPRFAELIDEHFELVIINVGMPQTDDGHNLHIARRFGLEALPGTPNLLVIDSQGTLVNAETATTWRNAASRDADAIYAELLGFTAI; from the coding sequence ATGCGTTGCATCGCTGCCGGTTTGGCGCTGCTTTTGGCAGCGTGTTCCCACGCACCAGCACCCCAAGCGTCTCACCATCCCGAAGCGCGGGCTTACGATGCCCAGCTGGATGCAACCGCCGCCGTGGATTCGGCACTGGCGCGGGCGGGTGAACGCGATACCAAAGTGCTGCTGGTCATGGGCGCAAACTGGTGTCACGACAGCCGGGCACTGGCCGGCCTGCTCCAAACGCCGCGCTTTGCGGAACTGATCGACGAACATTTCGAACTGGTCATCATCAATGTCGGAATGCCGCAGACCGATGACGGCCACAATCTGCACATCGCCCGCCGTTTCGGTCTCGAGGCGCTGCCGGGCACGCCCAACCTGCTGGTGATCGATTCGCAGGGGACGCTGGTGAACGCAGAAACCGCCACCACCTGGCGCAATGCGGCAAGCCGCGATGCCGACGCAATCTATGCGGAGCTGCTGGGCTTTACCGCGATTTAA
- a CDS encoding sigma-70 family RNA polymerase sigma factor: MIADEASLAQLMAASQKGDANAYRVLLAEIQLWLERYFRRRVAPAQLDDLVQEVMMAVHAKRATWDPTRAFLPWLAAIARYRWIDHLRKVYRKAEDELGDHDAAEDSEEEAVMARMSLERLFVHLPEKQSEVIELVKIEGLSIAEASAKTGQSESLVKVNIHRGLKKLSALVEKAD; the protein is encoded by the coding sequence ATGATCGCCGACGAAGCCAGCCTCGCCCAGCTTATGGCCGCCTCGCAAAAGGGCGACGCCAACGCCTATCGCGTTCTCCTCGCCGAAATCCAGCTGTGGCTCGAACGGTATTTCCGCCGCCGGGTCGCCCCGGCGCAGCTCGACGATCTGGTCCAGGAGGTGATGATGGCCGTACACGCCAAGCGCGCGACCTGGGATCCGACCCGCGCCTTCCTGCCCTGGCTGGCGGCGATCGCGCGCTATCGCTGGATCGACCACCTGCGCAAGGTCTATCGCAAGGCGGAAGACGAGCTGGGCGATCACGACGCCGCCGAGGACAGCGAGGAAGAGGCCGTGATGGCGCGGATGAGCCTGGAACGGCTGTTCGTCCACCTGCCGGAAAAGCAGAGCGAGGTCATCGAACTCGTCAAAATCGAGGGGCTTTCGATCGCGGAAGCCTCGGCCAAGACCGGCCAGAGCGAAAGCCTGGTCAAAGTGAACATCCATCGCGGGCTCAAGAAGCTGTCCGCGCTCGTAGAGAAAGCAGACTGA
- a CDS encoding BufA1 family periplasmic bufferin-type metallophore, which yields MNTQSIARLAGMALSASVAAGLAATPAAAQKKPAMEKCYGVAKAGENDCAAGPGTSCAGTSTRDYQGNAWKLVPKGSCEKISTPKGKGSLTAIKR from the coding sequence ATGAACACCCAATCGATTGCCCGTCTCGCCGGTATGGCGCTGTCCGCCAGCGTCGCCGCCGGTCTTGCCGCCACCCCCGCCGCCGCGCAGAAGAAACCCGCGATGGAAAAATGCTACGGTGTCGCCAAGGCCGGCGAGAACGACTGCGCCGCCGGCCCGGGCACAAGCTGCGCCGGCACCTCCACCCGCGATTACCAGGGCAATGCCTGGAAGCTCGTCCCCAAGGGCAGTTGCGAGAAGATCTCCACCCCAAAGGGCAAGGGTTCGCTGACCGCCATCAAGCGCTGA
- a CDS encoding L,D-transpeptidase family protein, with the protein MTRFRLIIGTAMGAALCATSVLAQDSAPENLLPPEPEKVTEELPDYTADAPRPAAQPSVDESFDDIRMERGEIVQQLPVLVREWSIAQARDLLAFIPTVEAEGLVPSDYRPAELRMAIDSGEGAALNEMASEIFVWLVEDLRDGRTPMDARRQWFVVDPDPDVLPSHRLLEAAVESGDIAGTLTALNPVSPDYARLKEELAVTTDPAKRKLIRANMDRWRWLARDLGKQYLLANVPEYQLRLTVNDKIIKHYRVVVGKPGRTATPQLAEMVEAVIFNPTWTVPQSIVKGEGLGAKVLNNPGWARANGYKATKGANGWITVVQQPGPGNSLGLMKLDMPNPHAIFFHDTPAKALFARDNRALSHGCIRVQGARELAMTMAMLGNADSREDLPVIQQEVSEITASRKYTRYPMEKQWPAYITYFTYGVDVNGELRRFDDIYGRDAPVLAALDAPRQRERARETSEEVIEIVDDLQTS; encoded by the coding sequence ATGACACGCTTTCGTCTAATTATCGGCACCGCAATGGGTGCGGCGCTCTGCGCGACCTCGGTTCTGGCGCAGGATAGTGCCCCGGAAAACCTTCTTCCGCCTGAACCGGAAAAAGTCACCGAAGAGCTTCCCGATTATACTGCCGACGCACCCCGCCCGGCGGCGCAGCCAAGTGTCGATGAAAGCTTCGACGATATCCGCATGGAGCGTGGCGAGATCGTCCAGCAATTGCCGGTCCTCGTCCGCGAATGGAGCATTGCCCAGGCCCGGGATCTGCTCGCTTTCATTCCCACGGTCGAGGCCGAGGGGCTCGTGCCTTCCGACTACCGCCCCGCGGAATTGCGCATGGCGATCGACAGTGGCGAAGGTGCGGCGCTCAACGAGATGGCGAGCGAAATCTTCGTGTGGCTGGTGGAAGACCTGCGCGATGGTCGGACGCCCATGGATGCGCGCCGTCAGTGGTTCGTCGTCGATCCGGATCCCGATGTCCTGCCATCGCACCGCTTGCTGGAAGCGGCGGTCGAGAGTGGCGATATCGCGGGCACGCTAACGGCGCTCAATCCGGTTTCACCCGACTATGCGCGCCTGAAGGAAGAGCTCGCGGTCACGACCGATCCGGCCAAGCGCAAGCTGATCCGGGCCAATATGGATCGCTGGCGCTGGCTCGCGCGCGATCTGGGCAAGCAGTATCTGCTGGCCAACGTTCCCGAATACCAGCTGCGCCTGACGGTGAACGACAAGATCATCAAGCACTACCGCGTGGTGGTCGGCAAGCCCGGTCGCACGGCGACACCGCAACTCGCCGAAATGGTCGAGGCGGTCATCTTCAACCCCACATGGACGGTGCCGCAGTCGATCGTGAAAGGCGAAGGGCTGGGCGCGAAAGTTCTGAACAATCCCGGCTGGGCGCGGGCCAATGGTTACAAGGCGACCAAGGGCGCCAATGGCTGGATCACCGTGGTCCAGCAACCGGGGCCGGGCAATTCGCTCGGGCTGATGAAGCTCGATATGCCCAATCCGCATGCGATCTTCTTCCACGACACGCCCGCCAAGGCACTGTTCGCGCGCGACAACCGCGCCCTGAGCCACGGCTGCATCCGGGTGCAGGGTGCGCGCGAGCTGGCGATGACGATGGCCATGCTGGGCAATGCCGACAGCCGCGAAGACTTGCCCGTGATCCAGCAGGAAGTGTCGGAAATCACAGCATCGCGCAAATACACGCGCTATCCGATGGAAAAGCAGTGGCCCGCCTACATTACCTATTTCACCTATGGCGTGGATGTGAACGGAGAGCTGCGCCGGTTCGACGATATCTATGGTCGCGACGCGCCGGTTCTGGCTGCGCTCGATGCCCCGCGCCAGCGTGAGCGCGCGCGGGAGACGAGCGAAGAGGTCATCGAGATCGTCGACGATCTGCAGACCAGCTAA
- a CDS encoding murein L,D-transpeptidase catalytic domain-containing protein has product MKRRDLIKSTLAAGAVAALPTRLFAQVNPTSARDAKLMAIARAELERVGSKVWRKDIVGIADFGLHSASKRFHFVDLENERVASYHVSHGTGSDGEHDGWLKRYSNIEGSEASSRGAFMTRSWYVGRYGTSIRLDGLDQTNSNALPRAIVMHQANYATPEHVDRWGRLGRSNGCFAMGPEQFDRALIDLSGGRLLVAGSYGLAEDGTSTTPPVAQYDLLRREDGTTFSRTNPGVF; this is encoded by the coding sequence ATGAAACGCCGCGATCTTATCAAGAGCACTCTTGCTGCCGGGGCAGTGGCAGCCCTTCCCACGCGCCTGTTTGCTCAGGTCAATCCCACTTCTGCACGCGACGCGAAGCTGATGGCGATTGCTCGCGCTGAACTGGAAAGGGTCGGATCGAAAGTCTGGCGCAAGGATATCGTCGGAATCGCCGATTTCGGGCTGCATTCGGCAAGCAAGCGCTTCCATTTCGTCGATCTCGAGAACGAACGCGTGGCGAGCTACCACGTCAGCCATGGCACCGGCTCGGATGGCGAACACGATGGCTGGCTCAAGCGCTATTCGAATATCGAAGGCAGCGAGGCTTCTAGCCGTGGCGCTTTCATGACGCGCAGTTGGTATGTCGGACGTTATGGCACCTCGATCCGGCTCGACGGGCTCGACCAGACCAATTCCAACGCGCTTCCCCGCGCCATCGTGATGCACCAGGCGAATTACGCCACGCCCGAGCATGTCGACCGCTGGGGGCGGCTAGGCAGGTCCAACGGTTGCTTTGCCATGGGTCCGGAACAATTCGACCGCGCGCTGATCGACCTGTCGGGCGGGCGCCTGCTCGTCGCGGGAAGCTACGGCCTGGCCGAAGACGGCACTTCAACCACTCCCCCGGTCGCCCAGTACGATTTGCTGCGCCGCGAGGATGGCACGACCTTCAGCCGTACCAATCCCGGCGTTTTCTAA
- a CDS encoding DMT family transporter, producing the protein MNRNHVLLPMAMATLAVANLSLMDAYMKSAALAVGALTAAWLRSAIATGIALPLWLARGRRWPDRQVLKLHLQRSVVATFMALTFFYAITKLPLAEAIAISFVAPLIALYLARVLLGETISRQAVIASLLGFAGTLVIIGGKMGQSDFDRDTALGLAAILVSALLYAYSFILIRRQSQVAGPAEIATFHSGVSVILLGLAVPFLFEMPDRSTLVDLTAAAVLTVAGAMAFAWAYARAEAQVLVPLEYSGFLWASLFGWIFFTEKLTTPTIIGTAIIVASCWVAARKPRAPTTGRRI; encoded by the coding sequence GTGAACCGCAACCATGTCCTTCTCCCCATGGCGATGGCCACCCTGGCGGTTGCCAACCTTTCGCTGATGGACGCCTATATGAAAAGCGCCGCCTTGGCGGTGGGAGCACTTACGGCCGCCTGGCTCCGCTCGGCCATCGCGACCGGTATAGCCCTGCCCCTGTGGCTGGCGCGTGGCCGGCGGTGGCCCGATAGGCAAGTGCTGAAACTGCATCTCCAACGCTCGGTGGTTGCGACCTTCATGGCGCTGACGTTCTTCTATGCAATCACCAAACTGCCCCTCGCCGAAGCGATCGCAATCAGCTTCGTCGCGCCGCTGATCGCGCTCTACCTGGCACGCGTTCTGCTGGGCGAGACGATCAGCCGACAGGCCGTGATTGCATCGCTTCTCGGTTTTGCGGGAACACTGGTGATTATCGGCGGAAAGATGGGCCAGTCCGATTTCGACCGAGACACCGCACTCGGCCTCGCGGCCATCCTCGTTTCCGCGTTGCTGTATGCCTACAGCTTCATCCTGATCCGCAGGCAGTCTCAGGTTGCTGGCCCAGCAGAGATCGCGACATTTCATTCAGGTGTGTCGGTCATCCTGCTCGGCCTTGCGGTCCCGTTCCTGTTCGAGATGCCCGACCGCAGCACATTGGTAGACCTCACCGCAGCTGCGGTTCTGACAGTCGCAGGCGCCATGGCCTTCGCCTGGGCCTATGCCCGCGCCGAGGCGCAAGTGCTGGTCCCACTGGAATATTCGGGGTTCTTATGGGCTTCGCTGTTCGGTTGGATCTTCTTCACCGAAAAGCTCACTACGCCAACGATCATTGGCACGGCGATCATTGTCGCGTCATGCTGGGTAGCGGCGCGCAAACCACGCGCCCCGACGACCGGCCGCCGGATTTAG